A section of the Candidatus Desulfarcum epimagneticum genome encodes:
- a CDS encoding hypothetical protein (Evidence 5 : Unknown function) yields MTRRIGFLRRRLLYFFDIRLNLGYNMDKPAPIESFRGRSQGDAMRQKYVIEINKKNKMTIQEFAELDKDIMSLLCEEKYDMEEIEAAIAKDESALVDAIRTKNLYPIGVYADKMADAIVELVASPAGEDGKRAKTLLFDDSDLLTRIPEEPDVEDEISDEDVELDDMLDEGLDKDFETEEKIKDIKTSLKVEDDILNVDDSA; encoded by the coding sequence GTGACGCGGCGGATCGGATTTTTACGCCGCCGTCTTCTTTATTTTTTTGACATTCGCCTCAATCTTGGGTACAACATGGATAAACCGGCCCCCATCGAATCCTTCCGGGGCCGAAGCCAAGGAGACGCCATGAGACAAAAATATGTGATTGAAATCAATAAAAAAAACAAAATGACCATCCAGGAGTTCGCGGAGCTGGACAAAGACATCATGTCGCTTCTGTGCGAAGAAAAGTATGACATGGAAGAAATAGAGGCGGCCATCGCAAAGGACGAAAGCGCCCTGGTGGACGCCATCCGGACCAAGAACCTGTACCCCATCGGCGTATACGCCGATAAAATGGCCGACGCCATCGTGGAGCTGGTCGCCTCCCCGGCGGGGGAGGACGGAAAGAGGGCCAAAACCCTTTTGTTTGACGACTCCGATCTTTTGACCCGGATTCCCGAAGAGCCGGACGTTGAGGATGAAATCTCCGACGAAGATGTGGAGCTGGACGACATGCTGGACGAGGGCCTGGACAAAGATTTCGAGACCGAGGAGAAGATCAAGGACATCAAGACCTCGCTGAAAGTCGAGGACGACATCCTGAATGTGGACGACAGCGCCTGA
- the prfA gene encoding peptide chain release factor RF-1 (Evidence 2a : Function from experimental evidences in other organisms; PubMedId : 11118225, 2548996, 3049538, 3889910, 7543480, 7883187; Product type f : factor) — protein sequence MFDKLTGVEDRFLKLETLLSDPEVVRDQSRYRTYIKEHAEISKIVSVFRRYKDILEEMDESEELLKDPDPEIKGLAKDELETLGAEKDRLEERLKKLLIPKDPNDDKNIIMEIRAGTGGEEAGLFAGDLFRMYAKYAENRSWKVEILNHHPTGVGGFKEVISMIRGKGAFSRFKYESGVHRVQRVPATEAQGRIHTSAVTVAVLPEAEDVEVQIDPGDVKVDVYRSTGPGGQSVNTTDSAVRLTHLPSGLVVTCQDEKSQIKNRAKAMKVLRARLFEIMTRERDEERSKERKSQVGTGDRSGRIRTYNFPQGRVTDHRVGLTLYKLEAILEGAIDEIIDELTTFYQAQALQNDEKSPGR from the coding sequence ATGTTTGACAAACTTACCGGTGTGGAAGACCGGTTCCTCAAGCTGGAGACCCTTTTAAGCGATCCCGAGGTGGTCCGGGACCAGTCCCGGTACCGGACATACATCAAAGAGCACGCTGAGATCAGCAAAATCGTCTCGGTTTTCAGGCGCTACAAAGATATCTTGGAAGAAATGGACGAAAGCGAGGAGCTGCTCAAAGACCCCGACCCCGAGATCAAGGGCCTGGCCAAAGACGAGCTGGAAACCCTGGGCGCTGAAAAGGACCGGCTGGAGGAGCGGCTCAAAAAACTGCTGATCCCCAAAGACCCCAATGATGACAAAAACATCATCATGGAGATCCGCGCCGGAACCGGCGGGGAAGAGGCGGGCCTTTTCGCCGGGGACCTGTTTCGAATGTACGCCAAATACGCCGAAAACCGGTCCTGGAAAGTGGAGATCCTCAACCACCATCCCACCGGAGTGGGGGGATTTAAGGAAGTGATCTCCATGATCCGGGGAAAAGGCGCGTTTTCCCGGTTCAAATATGAAAGCGGGGTCCACCGGGTCCAGCGGGTCCCGGCCACCGAGGCCCAGGGACGCATCCACACCTCCGCCGTCACGGTGGCCGTGCTTCCGGAGGCCGAGGATGTGGAGGTTCAGATTGATCCCGGCGACGTGAAGGTGGATGTGTACCGCTCCACAGGCCCCGGGGGCCAGTCCGTGAACACCACCGACTCGGCGGTGCGCCTCACCCACCTGCCGTCAGGGCTGGTGGTGACCTGCCAGGACGAAAAATCCCAGATCAAAAACCGCGCCAAGGCCATGAAGGTGCTGCGGGCCCGGCTCTTTGAGATCATGACCCGGGAGCGGGACGAAGAGAGGTCCAAAGAGCGCAAAAGCCAGGTGGGAACCGGGGACCGGAGCGGAAGAATCCGGACCTACAATTTCCCCCAGGGCCGGGTGACCGACCACCGGGTGGGGCTCACCCTCTATAAGCTGGAGGCCATTCTGGAAGGCGCCATAGATGAAATTATTGATGAGCTGACCACCTTTTACCAGGCCCAGGCCCTTCAAAATGACGAAAAATCCCCGGGCCGCTGA
- the trmJ gene encoding tRNA (cytidine/uridine-2'-O-)-methyltransferase TrmJ codes for MQNEPNLKNMAVVLSRPRYPENIGAAARAMMNMGVGNLSVVSPENPDMEKILKMATHKAAHIVRGISWHDSLKEALAPFGYVAGTTARLGGRRKEVVFPRELAARLVSISERNQVALVFGPEDRGLSNEDIRLCHELVTIPTAGFSSLNLAQAVMVMCYEIRMADPDAKKRAGHAPALASVHELEGMYGHLKTALLQIGFINPENPDHWMENLRRFFHRLPLRSKETKMIRGVCRQIDWHGKKRYEDGRFERAESEKK; via the coding sequence ATGCAAAACGAGCCGAATCTTAAAAATATGGCCGTGGTCCTGAGCCGGCCCCGTTATCCTGAAAACATCGGGGCCGCCGCCAGGGCCATGATGAATATGGGCGTCGGAAATCTTTCGGTGGTGTCCCCGGAAAACCCGGATATGGAAAAAATTCTGAAAATGGCCACCCACAAGGCGGCGCATATCGTGCGGGGGATTTCGTGGCACGACAGCCTGAAGGAGGCCCTGGCCCCCTTCGGCTACGTGGCCGGGACCACGGCCCGGCTCGGGGGCCGGCGAAAGGAAGTGGTTTTCCCCAGGGAACTGGCGGCCCGGCTGGTCTCCATTTCAGAACGCAACCAGGTGGCCTTGGTGTTCGGCCCGGAGGACCGGGGCCTGTCCAACGAAGACATCCGGCTCTGTCACGAGCTGGTCACGATTCCCACGGCCGGATTTTCTTCCCTGAACCTGGCCCAGGCCGTCATGGTCATGTGCTACGAGATCCGCATGGCCGACCCGGACGCGAAAAAACGCGCCGGCCATGCTCCGGCCCTGGCCTCGGTCCATGAGCTGGAGGGCATGTACGGCCATCTCAAAACCGCCCTTCTTCAAATCGGATTCATCAACCCGGAAAACCCCGACCACTGGATGGAAAACCTGAGGCGCTTTTTCCACCGGCTCCCCTTGAGATCAAAGGAGACGAAGATGATCCGGGGCGTCTGCCGCCAGATCGACTGGCACGGGAAAAAACGCTATGAGGACGGCCGGTTTGAAAGAGCCGAATCCGAAAAAAAATAA
- a CDS encoding Heptosyltransferase-1, with product MVYLIELIKFIGFMKKKILIIRWSGMGDIVMTLPALQWIRDRFPDAAISYLTDTSFAAIPRMSGLADEVFAVDRRGFKTPRRVIQAAGGVLKTAGRLAFSSFHAAFDLQGFGETAILARLSGAPLRAGRVKGSWLRRRMYTFSISGDWEKEHRTAFFVRAVSGAFGEPFPQGPHFPSLPRPKGAFPDTSRVVGLNIGASTESRRWSEDHFFKLARLLSRQGWGVKFFVGPGEIPLIPKVHDACAKNRWGFSFHDRLGPFIRDLCRNRMLISNDTGPGHLAAAFGMPVVTLFSTGTPGNVAPMARRSAWLREKDDINRIRPEDVAGAALELLGPAPVIPGSP from the coding sequence TTGGTATATCTTATTGAATTAATAAAGTTTATTGGGTTTATGAAAAAAAAAATTTTAATCATCCGATGGTCCGGAATGGGCGACATCGTCATGACCCTTCCGGCGCTCCAGTGGATCCGGGACCGTTTCCCGGACGCCGCCATTTCCTATCTCACAGACACGTCCTTCGCCGCCATCCCGCGGATGTCCGGCCTGGCGGACGAGGTTTTCGCCGTGGACCGCCGGGGGTTTAAAACCCCGCGCCGGGTCATCCAGGCCGCCGGCGGGGTTTTGAAAACCGCGGGCCGCCTCGCGTTTTCGAGTTTCCACGCGGCCTTTGACCTCCAGGGATTCGGCGAGACCGCCATCCTGGCGCGCCTTTCCGGGGCCCCCCTTCGGGCGGGCAGGGTCAAGGGCTCGTGGCTTCGGCGCCGGATGTACACCTTTTCCATCTCCGGGGACTGGGAAAAGGAGCACCGGACCGCGTTTTTTGTCCGGGCCGTGTCCGGGGCATTTGGGGAGCCTTTTCCCCAGGGGCCCCATTTCCCCTCCCTTCCCCGGCCGAAAGGCGCTTTCCCGGACACATCCCGGGTCGTCGGGCTCAACATCGGGGCGTCCACCGAATCCCGGCGCTGGAGCGAGGACCATTTTTTCAAGCTGGCCCGGCTCCTGTCCCGGCAGGGCTGGGGCGTTAAATTTTTTGTCGGTCCCGGGGAGATTCCCCTGATCCCGAAGGTTCACGACGCCTGCGCCAAAAACCGGTGGGGGTTTTCGTTCCATGACCGCCTGGGGCCCTTTATCCGCGACCTTTGCCGAAACCGCATGCTCATCTCCAACGACACCGGCCCCGGCCACCTGGCCGCGGCCTTCGGAATGCCGGTGGTCACCCTGTTTTCCACCGGGACCCCCGGCAATGTGGCCCCCATGGCCCGGCGCTCGGCGTGGCTCAGGGAAAAGGACGACATCAACCGGATCCGGCCCGAAGATGTGGCCGGGGCGGCCCTGGAGCTTCTGGGCCCGGCCCCGGTCATTCCAGGCTCCCCCTGA
- the ndk gene encoding multifunctional nucleoside diphosphate kinase and apyrimidinic endonuclease and 3'-phosphodiesterase (Evidence 2a : Function from experimental evidences in other organisms; PubMedId : 1323446, 14585934, 15096615, 1657712, 7730286; Product type e : enzyme) codes for MEQTLSIIKPDGVAKGVAGEVIRRFEENGLKVAAMKMIWMTKSQARGFYAVHKERPFFDSLTDFMSSGPSIVMVLKGDGAIARNRELMGATDFREAREGTIRKDFATDIEKNIVHGSDSPESADFEIGYFFNAFEIMA; via the coding sequence ATGGAACAGACACTGTCAATCATCAAACCCGACGGGGTGGCCAAAGGAGTGGCCGGGGAAGTGATCAGAAGATTTGAGGAAAACGGCCTTAAAGTCGCGGCCATGAAGATGATATGGATGACGAAATCCCAGGCCCGGGGTTTTTACGCCGTTCATAAGGAAAGGCCCTTTTTCGACAGCCTGACCGATTTCATGTCCTCGGGACCCTCCATCGTCATGGTCCTGAAAGGAGACGGGGCCATCGCCCGGAACCGGGAATTGATGGGCGCCACGGATTTCAGGGAGGCCAGGGAGGGCACCATCCGAAAGGATTTCGCCACGGACATCGAAAAAAACATCGTCCACGGCTCCGATTCCCCGGAATCGGCGGATTTCGAGATCGGCTACTTTTTCAACGCCTTTGAAATCATGGCCTGA
- a CDS encoding conserved membrane hypothetical protein (Evidence 4 : Unknown function but conserved in other organisms), producing MSNKQAHLDMIQAVVNRLAHCSFLLKGWSVILASALFALGARGHNPVFAALAGFPALAFWGLDGYFLRQERLFRKLYDHVRLLNEADVDFSMDVSGLQSQVDPWLRVAFSKTLSAFHGVVAASILIVWIFIFTRG from the coding sequence ATGTCAAACAAACAGGCCCATCTGGACATGATCCAGGCCGTGGTCAACCGCCTGGCCCACTGCTCGTTTCTGCTCAAGGGATGGAGCGTCATCCTGGCCTCGGCCCTGTTCGCCCTGGGCGCCCGGGGGCACAACCCGGTCTTCGCGGCCCTGGCCGGTTTCCCGGCCCTGGCCTTCTGGGGCCTGGACGGGTATTTCCTCCGCCAGGAAAGGCTTTTCCGCAAACTCTACGACCATGTGAGGCTTCTGAACGAGGCCGACGTGGACTTTTCAATGGACGTGTCCGGTCTTCAGAGCCAGGTGGACCCCTGGCTCCGGGTCGCGTTCTCCAAAACCCTTTCGGCCTTCCACGGCGTGGTGGCGGCCTCCATCCTTATCGTCTGGATTTTTATTTTCACCCGGGGGTGA
- a CDS encoding Fumarylacetoacetate hydrolase: MKISLVKDALPHSKPFPALSMDGRSWRRAGDLAPEGVSLDHTVDILAFERAHPGTLAGRLSEGENPPEALDMSRLERLIPFEPLSYRDFMLYEKHFTDAARGFVKKYLPGLAPFTGLYEKISGRTFPKFKPGKRWEKFPIYYMGNHLSFFTHKDPIRIPSYSKELDYELELGAIICAPLENASPEEAEKAIGGFVVLNDFSARDVQLDEMRSGFGPVKAKNFANAVSNVVTGAKDILPMIPRLKVRVSINGEKIVETDMSGMRHSLPEAIAYASLEERLRPGEFFGSGTVPGCSGIENGRLLKRGDSIRLEIEGVGALENRAV; encoded by the coding sequence ATGAAAATTTCCCTGGTGAAAGACGCCCTTCCCCATTCCAAACCTTTTCCCGCGCTCTCCATGGATGGCCGCTCATGGCGCCGGGCGGGCGACCTGGCCCCCGAAGGGGTCTCTTTGGACCACACGGTGGATATCCTGGCCTTTGAAAGGGCCCATCCCGGGACTTTGGCCGGTCGCCTGTCCGAGGGCGAAAACCCGCCCGAAGCCCTGGACATGTCCCGGCTTGAGCGCCTGATTCCTTTTGAGCCCCTGTCTTACCGGGATTTCATGCTGTATGAAAAACACTTCACCGACGCCGCCCGGGGGTTTGTGAAAAAATATCTCCCCGGCCTGGCGCCCTTCACGGGCCTTTACGAAAAAATCTCCGGCCGGACGTTTCCGAAATTCAAGCCCGGAAAGCGGTGGGAAAAATTCCCCATCTACTACATGGGAAACCACCTGTCCTTTTTCACCCACAAGGACCCCATCCGGATTCCCTCCTATTCCAAAGAGCTGGATTACGAGCTGGAGCTGGGCGCGATCATCTGCGCCCCTTTGGAAAACGCCTCCCCCGAAGAGGCGGAAAAAGCCATCGGCGGGTTTGTGGTCCTGAACGATTTTTCAGCCCGGGACGTCCAGCTGGATGAAATGAGAAGCGGCTTCGGGCCGGTGAAGGCCAAAAATTTCGCCAACGCCGTTTCAAATGTCGTGACAGGCGCGAAGGATATATTGCCCATGATCCCCCGCCTCAAAGTTCGCGTGTCCATCAATGGGGAAAAAATCGTTGAAACGGACATGTCCGGCATGCGCCATTCCCTGCCCGAGGCCATCGCCTACGCGTCTTTGGAAGAGCGCCTGCGCCCCGGGGAATTCTTCGGCTCGGGAACCGTGCCCGGATGCTCGGGCATTGAAAACGGACGTCTTCTCAAACGCGGGGATTCCATTCGTCTGGAAATCGAAGGCGTGGGGGCGCTGGAAAACCGGGCGGTGTGA
- a CDS encoding conserved hypothetical protein (Evidence 4 : Unknown function but conserved in other organisms), with the protein MKAFEKCPVCGGDLGKKQVEKLLRGGGDTVSMKVFAEVCLRCGERLYAEDVVRSFEEIRGKLKRKKFRNFKALGRSFTVENWPNKAIRPTPSP; encoded by the coding sequence ATGAAAGCTTTCGAAAAATGCCCTGTGTGCGGCGGCGATTTGGGAAAAAAACAGGTGGAAAAGTTGTTGAGAGGCGGAGGTGACACCGTTTCCATGAAGGTTTTTGCCGAGGTGTGCCTGCGCTGTGGAGAAAGACTGTATGCCGAGGATGTCGTGAGATCGTTTGAAGAAATTCGCGGCAAGCTGAAAAGGAAGAAGTTCCGGAACTTTAAGGCCCTGGGCCGGTCTTTCACGGTTGAAAACTGGCCAAACAAAGCCATACGGCCCACCCCATCCCCATAA
- a CDS encoding conserved hypothetical protein (Evidence 4 : Unknown function but conserved in other organisms) encodes MPISPELLEILACPKCKGDVRLNESSDGLICDACALVYEIKDDIPIMLIDEARPVS; translated from the coding sequence ATGCCCATAAGCCCGGAGTTGCTGGAAATCCTGGCCTGTCCCAAGTGCAAGGGCGACGTGCGCTTAAATGAATCGTCCGACGGCCTGATCTGCGACGCGTGCGCCCTTGTGTATGAGATCAAAGACGACATTCCCATTATGCTGATCGACGAAGCCCGGCCGGTTTCTTAA
- a CDS encoding Rubrerythrin: MKEKTRKNIYDAFVGEAKAYFRLLSYAEKADEEDVPQIALLFRAIAEAERVHATRHLNLLKDLLVKDTDSNLMSSFQREKTVSENAYPDFIKTAEEEGEKSAALTFSQARDAESFHMKLYERAIYSVIRQKVKAYHVCQVCGYVTDKKIPAKCPVCGAKKEKFKTVDPSNKTDL; encoded by the coding sequence ATGAAGGAAAAAACCAGGAAAAACATTTACGACGCCTTTGTGGGCGAGGCCAAGGCGTATTTCAGACTTTTGTCCTACGCGGAAAAGGCCGATGAGGAGGATGTGCCCCAGATCGCCCTTTTGTTTCGGGCCATCGCCGAGGCGGAGCGGGTCCACGCCACGCGTCATTTGAATCTGCTCAAAGACCTGCTGGTCAAGGACACCGACAGCAATTTGATGAGTTCGTTTCAGCGGGAGAAAACCGTGAGTGAAAACGCCTATCCCGACTTTATCAAAACCGCCGAGGAGGAGGGCGAGAAAAGCGCGGCTTTGACCTTCAGCCAGGCCCGGGACGCGGAAAGTTTCCACATGAAACTCTACGAGCGGGCCATTTACAGCGTCATCAGGCAGAAGGTCAAGGCCTACCATGTGTGCCAGGTCTGCGGGTATGTCACCGATAAAAAGATACCGGCCAAATGCCCGGTCTGCGGCGCCAAAAAAGAAAAATTCAAGACCGTGGATCCATCAAATAAAACGGATTTATAA
- a CDS encoding Lipid A biosynthesis acyltransferase, with amino-acid sequence MTAFENLQYWLIKGFLGFLSIFPRKLMGMLGTPLGLFWLLVDKRHRDIAGDNLAKAYGRDIHDPEIRKMRRANFIQLARSALEIPSLFRMSARNVDSYVTIENERHLTDAIAKGKGVLALTAHLGNWEMMSLATPLKLGIDVYELVRPLDHAPMDRVISELRTRVGNKLIDKDKSAGIVTDLLAKNNIIAILLDQNASWYEGVYVRFFDRVACANKGMAMLALLCDVPVVPLFNFRGKDGRYRVIFEKALTLHKTGDFEQDVIENTRLFTQVIEKYVRMAPDNWLWVHRRWRIKDIPEEARHKIRGSLE; translated from the coding sequence ATGACTGCCTTCGAAAATCTGCAATACTGGCTGATCAAAGGGTTTTTGGGTTTTTTGTCTATTTTTCCCCGGAAATTGATGGGCATGCTGGGGACGCCATTGGGCCTCTTCTGGCTGCTGGTGGACAAACGTCACCGGGACATCGCCGGGGACAATCTGGCAAAGGCTTACGGCCGGGACATCCACGACCCCGAGATACGAAAAATGCGGCGGGCCAACTTCATTCAGCTGGCCCGGTCCGCGCTGGAGATTCCCTCTCTTTTTCGGATGAGCGCCCGGAATGTGGATTCCTACGTGACGATTGAAAACGAGCGCCATCTCACGGACGCGATCGCCAAAGGCAAAGGGGTCCTGGCGCTCACCGCGCATCTGGGAAACTGGGAGATGATGAGTCTGGCGACGCCCCTGAAGCTGGGCATCGATGTCTATGAGCTGGTGCGGCCTTTGGACCACGCCCCCATGGACCGGGTGATCTCGGAGCTTCGGACCCGCGTCGGGAACAAGCTCATCGACAAGGACAAAAGCGCCGGAATCGTGACGGACCTGCTGGCCAAAAATAATATCATCGCCATTCTTCTGGATCAGAACGCCTCCTGGTACGAGGGGGTGTATGTCCGGTTTTTCGACCGCGTGGCCTGCGCCAACAAAGGCATGGCCATGCTGGCTTTGCTGTGCGATGTCCCGGTGGTCCCGCTGTTTAATTTCAGGGGGAAAGACGGCCGGTACCGGGTGATCTTTGAAAAGGCCCTGACGCTTCACAAAACCGGGGATTTTGAGCAGGACGTCATCGAAAACACCCGGCTGTTCACCCAGGTGATTGAAAAGTACGTCCGCATGGCCCCGGACAACTGGCTGTGGGTCCACCGGCGCTGGCGGATCAAGGACATCCCGGAGGAGGCCCGGCACAAGATCAGGGGGAGCCTGGAATGA
- a CDS encoding GTP-binding protein, producing the protein MSQPRIPAPAKLVTGVLMKDRSLLPAVARRLARAFGPPDIISPWMNFDFTDYYEDEIGAPLFRRMLAFKRLTPRDALAEAKLASNAIEEAYARDKKRRVNIDPGHMTSGRFVLATGKDHAHRIYIGQGIFADLTLLYQKGVFCKLPWTYPDYFQDNMLDFLKKARDKYKKDLADFENAAKKQETTMFRPETEV; encoded by the coding sequence ATGAGCCAGCCAAGGATTCCGGCCCCGGCCAAACTGGTGACGGGGGTCTTGATGAAAGACCGATCCCTCCTGCCCGCAGTGGCGCGGCGCCTGGCGCGAGCGTTCGGCCCGCCGGACATCATCAGCCCCTGGATGAATTTTGATTTCACCGACTATTACGAAGATGAAATCGGGGCGCCTTTGTTCCGGCGCATGCTCGCCTTTAAGAGACTGACGCCCAGAGACGCCCTGGCGGAGGCCAAACTCGCCTCCAACGCCATCGAAGAGGCCTATGCCCGGGACAAAAAGCGCCGGGTCAACATCGACCCGGGGCACATGACATCCGGGCGTTTTGTCCTGGCCACCGGGAAAGATCACGCCCACAGGATTTATATCGGCCAGGGCATTTTCGCCGATTTGACCCTTTTATACCAAAAGGGCGTTTTTTGCAAACTGCCGTGGACCTACCCGGACTATTTCCAGGACAATATGCTTGATTTCCTGAAAAAGGCAAGGGATAAATACAAAAAGGACCTGGCGGACTTTGAAAACGCCGCGAAAAAACAGGAAACGACAATGTTCAGACCGGAGACGGAGGTTTAA
- the mshA gene encoding D-inositol 3-phosphate glycosyltransferase: MPTALMWGRFDPGYSRNRMVRKLFEKLGWRVEAFRPFSSRTGRAEALFRGPGRPDLVWVPCFRQRDIPSAASRAGKWGVPLVIDPLISAFEKEVFEKKKHAPGSPGARRLLEWEKGLFSAADLTVADTPAHADFFCENFELDPDRTAVFHVGAEQDMFRPMPPPPPGPPFEILFYGSFIHLQGADVIVEAARKSRDMGLEARWVLLGDGDLKEETEKKAAGLDHVRFEPWIDYHALPGRIAKAHILLGIFGTTPKAGFVIPNKVFQAMASGRPVITRRSDAYTGAIQESDLIGWTEAGDPGSLAARVKKWLSDPDGLKSRGEATARLFRDFFSEKRLEKTLSNIVDRAMERVRE; encoded by the coding sequence ATGCCGACGGCTCTCATGTGGGGGCGTTTTGACCCCGGGTACTCCCGGAACCGGATGGTCCGGAAACTGTTTGAGAAATTGGGCTGGCGCGTGGAGGCGTTCCGGCCCTTTTCCAGCCGGACCGGCCGGGCCGAGGCCCTGTTTCGCGGCCCCGGACGCCCGGACCTCGTCTGGGTCCCGTGCTTTCGCCAGAGAGACATCCCGTCGGCCGCGTCCCGGGCAGGAAAGTGGGGCGTTCCCCTGGTGATCGACCCCCTGATTTCGGCCTTTGAAAAGGAGGTTTTTGAAAAAAAGAAACACGCCCCGGGCTCGCCCGGCGCCCGGCGCCTTCTGGAGTGGGAAAAGGGGCTTTTTTCCGCCGCCGATCTCACGGTGGCCGACACCCCGGCCCACGCGGATTTTTTTTGCGAAAATTTTGAGCTGGACCCGGACCGGACCGCTGTTTTTCACGTGGGAGCCGAGCAGGACATGTTCAGACCCATGCCGCCTCCGCCCCCGGGACCGCCCTTTGAGATTCTTTTTTACGGAAGCTTTATCCATCTCCAGGGGGCGGACGTGATTGTGGAGGCGGCCCGAAAGAGCCGGGACATGGGCCTGGAAGCCCGGTGGGTTCTTTTGGGAGACGGCGATCTGAAGGAAGAAACCGAAAAAAAGGCCGCCGGCCTGGACCATGTCCGTTTCGAGCCCTGGATTGATTACCATGCGCTACCCGGGCGAATCGCGAAGGCCCATATTCTCCTGGGCATATTCGGAACCACCCCCAAGGCCGGTTTTGTGATCCCCAACAAGGTGTTTCAGGCCATGGCCTCGGGCCGGCCGGTCATCACCCGGCGCTCGGACGCCTACACGGGGGCCATTCAGGAATCGGACCTCATCGGCTGGACCGAGGCCGGGGACCCCGGCTCCCTGGCCGCGCGGGTCAAAAAATGGCTGAGCGACCCGGACGGGCTGAAATCCCGGGGCGAGGCGACCGCCCGGCTTTTTCGGGATTTTTTTTCGGAAAAAAGACTTGAAAAAACGCTTTCGAACATCGTGGACAGGGCCATGGAAAGGGTGAGAGAATGA
- the prmC gene encoding Release factor glutamine methyltransferase: MTKNPRAADAGAETRWTILKILSWTASYFKSRNVEAPRPSAEILLAHALGIERIQLYVQYDRPLNKDELAAFRNLVKRRARFEPAAYITGEKEFWSLPFAVTCDVLIPRPETECLVEAALAFLKQDSPEGRPKRVLELGAGSGAVICALASEAGEHLYFASDISPGALQIASANAKKNGLEHAIRFFASNWLGAVKKNAPPFDLIVSNPPYIRAGEIAGLASEIRLHEPRLSLDGSADGLLCLRAIVETAAEFLKPGGMLALETGFDQKNDVLDLARSCGAYENMVCSNDYSGLHRVACMARK, encoded by the coding sequence ATGACGAAAAATCCCCGGGCCGCTGACGCCGGCGCCGAGACCCGGTGGACCATCCTCAAAATTCTGTCCTGGACCGCCTCGTATTTTAAATCCCGAAATGTGGAGGCCCCCCGGCCCTCGGCCGAGATTCTTCTGGCCCACGCGCTGGGAATCGAGAGGATCCAGCTGTACGTCCAGTACGACCGCCCCCTGAACAAAGACGAGCTGGCCGCTTTTCGAAACCTGGTGAAACGCCGCGCCCGGTTCGAGCCCGCCGCCTACATCACCGGGGAAAAAGAGTTCTGGTCTCTTCCCTTCGCCGTCACCTGCGATGTGCTCATTCCCCGGCCTGAAACCGAATGCCTGGTGGAGGCCGCGCTGGCTTTCTTAAAACAGGATTCCCCCGAAGGCCGCCCCAAACGGGTCCTGGAGCTGGGCGCGGGCTCCGGCGCCGTCATCTGCGCGCTGGCCTCCGAAGCCGGGGAGCATCTGTATTTCGCCTCGGACATCTCGCCGGGCGCGCTTCAAATCGCCTCCGCCAACGCGAAAAAAAACGGCCTGGAACACGCCATCCGCTTTTTCGCCTCGAACTGGCTGGGCGCTGTGAAAAAAAACGCCCCCCCCTTTGACCTCATCGTCTCCAACCCGCCCTACATCCGCGCCGGGGAAATCGCCGGCCTGGCCTCTGAAATTCGCCTCCATGAGCCCCGGCTTTCCCTGGACGGAAGCGCCGACGGCCTTTTGTGTTTGCGGGCCATCGTTGAGACCGCCGCCGAATTTTTAAAACCCGGCGGCATGCTGGCCCTGGAGACCGGGTTTGATCAGAAAAACGATGTTCTGGACCTGGCCCGGTCCTGCGGCGCCTATGAAAACATGGTCTGCTCAAACGACTACTCGGGACTCCACCGGGTGGCCTGCATGGCCCGGAAGTGA
- the rpmE gene encoding 50S ribosomal protein L31 produces MKSEGHPEYFDTTATCACGESIEVGSTKPDIRVEICSKCHPFFTGKHKLIDTAGRIERFRRKYAKFQQAAEGK; encoded by the coding sequence ATGAAATCTGAAGGGCATCCCGAATATTTTGACACCACCGCCACGTGCGCCTGCGGCGAGTCCATCGAGGTCGGCTCCACAAAGCCGGACATCCGGGTGGAGATATGCTCCAAATGCCACCCTTTTTTCACCGGCAAACATAAACTCATCGACACGGCCGGCCGGATCGAGCGTTTCAGGCGCAAATACGCCAAATTCCAGCAGGCCGCCGAGGGGAAATAA